The Macaca nemestrina isolate mMacNem1 chromosome 9, mMacNem.hap1, whole genome shotgun sequence genome includes the window gcgcctgtaatcccagctactcgggaggctgaggcaggagaatcgcttgaacctgggagacagaggttgcagtgagctgagattgcgccatcacactccagcctgggggacaagagcgagacattgtctcaaaaaaaaaaaaagcttagtctaaaaattattcaataatttCAGGTGTGttctttaaaactaaatttaCTCAATCAATTCATATAATCCTCtctatataaaagataaaaatcttaTTCTTGGGCTAACTTGATGAAAAAGCTTCTTAGTTTTTTAAAAGGCTCTATTAAAGAGTATTCTTAGAAAAAGTGTGGTGTAcatcagtggtccccaacctttttggcaccagggaccagtttcgtggaagacaatttttccacggttgggggtgggggtgagggtgggttctgggatgaaactgttccacctcagatcatcaggcattaaattctcataaggagcacaagCTAGATCCCTCGCAtacacagttcacaacagggtttggGCTCGTATGAggatctaatgccgctgctgatctgacaggaagtggaGTTCAGGCGGGAACGTTCAGTTCGAGGCTCACCACGTGCTGTGCAGGCTGCTTCCTAACAGACCAGGGACAGGTACTGGGACCAtgtgccaggggttggggacctcaGTATACCTAACTAACTAAAATTAACTGCTAACCCTTTCTAGAAATACCTGAAAGCCAACTTACAAGAATATTACTTTACTTAAATTTAGCACCTTttgtatatgtaaaaaaaaaaaaaaaaaaaaaaaaaaaaaactgacatgcTAGAGTTAGTAAAAATGGCTTATTCTCTACAATCTAGTCATTTCCTTTATAGTGCAAAAACCTACAccccaagaaaaaaagaaggattaCAAATGTGCACACAGGTATCACAAAGAGGCCTTACTAgatcccattttctttttaaaatggagacatttcaaaagcagaaaaaaacctGAGTCTGGTTAGGTAATTGAAGTAAATGTAAGAGAGAGTCACGAGGATATTTTTACACAGGCCCAGCACGGGTGTGATAGTCCCCAGGGCAATGATTAAACCAAGTCTAACAAAAACAAATGGTAAATCTTGCAGCAGGATGCTCAGGGAATTGAGAAGAGGGTTTTGGGGAGTGAATGTAATTCGAAGGAGAGAAATAAAACTGAATATGTAGACTGGGTATAGCCAGCTTGACTTGTACACTTTGGGGTGACCAGCCACACGCACCATTTCTATTGTGTCAGACCACAGGAGAAAGCTCCATAAGAATAATTCTGCCCGGACATCTCGCCGGGACATTGTTTTCAGGATTCCAGAGTCACAGGAGGGCTCCTGGAGTCCCGTGAACACAGACACCTGGCTCCATGTCATGGCTCCTGATGGCTGCGACAACTGGGTGCTGTTGGTTGCCTGGGGAGATGCAGCATTTTCTTGACTTTGCCTCACTTGCTCTGTCACCGTTTTTATGTGTTGCAAAGAGCTTGAATGGGTGTGCCCATTTTGGCTACCTGCAATGAAcagatttatttacattttagtattttaaaatgtatccattTTAGCTCAAATgttattcaaatttaaaattccatttaaagGTGGAATTCTccatattcttttgtttttcacttaatttaattttattttattttaagttccaggatacatgtgcaggacatgcaggtttgttacataggcaaacgtgtgccatgttggtgtgctgcacctgtcaacccatcacctagacattaagcctcacatgcattagctatttatcctgatgctctccctccccacataTTCTATTATTTGAGGCCATTTTACCCATGGAATTTCAAGATAACACTGAAGTAGCACACTGAAAAAACATAGAGGTGGAGAAGGCTCTTGGTGTCTTGGTATTTTCCTGAATTCAGATCCGAAGTCATTTTTTACCACTCCATAATAACAAACATTATTGGTTTCTAAGCTATACACTTTCacacattattatctcatttaatcctcagaacaaagCTGAGAAATAGGGATTACTATCCCATTTTACAACTATAGAAACTGGGTCTTGAGAGGTTAAAGAACGCTGATATTCAAATGCAGTTAGTATtgggcagagctggaattcacaCCTAGATTTGTTTGACTCCGATTGACAAACTCTTAACTTTATGGCTGCTATTACCTGTCTAGATACAATAGATCATGAgttaattataaaacatttgagCGTCATAAAATCAAATGAATCTAGAAGTCCCCCAATCCAACCCTGTCATTTTGTAAGACAAACACCCTGTCATTTTCTAAGAAGGGGCTCACAGAGATGACCATACCCCAGATCTCCAGGTATGAAGTTTGGTGCTAAGAGGGAATccattgtttttttgtgtgttttgtgtgtgtgtgtgtgtgatagagtcttgctcggtcacccaagctggagtgtagcagcgtgatctcagctcactgcaacctccaactccttggttcaagcgattctcctgcctcagcgcacgagtagctgggattacaggtgtacaccaccatgcctggctaatttttagtagagacggggtttccatgttggccaggctggtttcaaactcgtgacctcaagtgatcttcccgcctcggtctcccaaagtgctgggattacaggcgtgagccatggtaaCCGGTCTAGAGGGAATCTATTTGACCACTAGAGATTCCTAGTGAAGAGTGACATGCTGAATCCAAGGTTTTTAAGCTGTTCTTTTGCAAAGATTCTTGAAGTGATCATTAGGATTGGTTAACCTAAAGCATCTCTTCTGTGGCCATGGTCAACACACCAGTGATCTGAAAGAATAAGGCACGTGATGCAacaccattgtgtgtgtgtgtgtgtgtgtgtgtgtgtgttcctctcCGTGTATACATGGGTATTGAGGTTGGATTATGTACAAATTCTCAAATCTCAAGACCTAAAACAATGTTGATGGCATTGTTTTTATGCACAGAAGGGATAACGTGttctttttcaaacatttatccACTAAAACACCATTTTGGTTGCTAAGAAATTATCAGGACTTGACAAAGTTTACTCAGCAAACATGCTGAGCTGCCATATGACGTGATAAAAAAGGGAGTCATTAGACTGAATAGCTCTAAAGGTCAAAGAGACAAAGTCAATAAAAACTTGTTGAAGCGCATGGAGCTGAACATGAAAAcattttacaataaataaattaggatTGATAACTAATAAAATGCTTGACTACTATAAGTAGGAGTTTGTTTAAAGGACACAATACATTTCTAGTTTCTTTTATACAAGTAACTAATTAGTTTTAAAGTTTAAGTGTGAATTGAGcatttttataaactaaaaagaTAATCTAAATTCTTGATGACACATTACTTCCAGTATGAATCATTGATAGGTAAATGTCAGCACCCATGACCTTAGAAACTTCTTTATCAATATTAGAATTCAGTGGCCTGAGTGGGAATCATCTTAATAAATAATACTCAAGTAAGGGAGAAAAGTATATAACAagttattattcttaaattcatAAAACCATCTTTTTAAACTCAGATGCTCATTTGTATCTATTGCACttcttatattatttaaaaaattaatatagagccaggcgtgatggctcatgcctgtaatcccagcactttggaaggcccaggcaggtggatcacctgaggtcaggagtttgagaccagcctggccaacatggtgaaacccatctctagtaaaaataaaaaaattagctgcgagtggttgtgggcgcctggaatcccagttactctggtggctgaggcatgagaattgcttgaacccggtaggaggaagttgcagtgagctaagatcgcaccactgcactccagcctgggcgacaagtgagactccatctcaaaaaataaaataaataaaaatgaatttaaaaatcaatatagaaAATATTGCCTTAGAATATGTCATGTCCTAGAG containing:
- the LOC105488229 gene encoding transmembrane protein 236 isoform X2; translation: MKSRCSLPSRSSGFCRGPSVRPVLMMCVVLTTLPCLTFSIAVTEVQKSINGSPDVLPDMLPDLPVSLVLLSLIVVDIIEKLRIYPLRGSQKSSQNGHTHSSSLQHIKTVTEQVRQSQENAASPQATNSTQLSQPSGAMTWSQVSVFTGLQEPSCDSGILKTMSRRDVRAELFLWSFLLWSDTIEMVRVAGHPKVYKSSWLYPVYIFSFISLLRITFTPQNPLLNSLSILLQDLPFVFVRLGLIIALGTITPVLGLCKNILVTLSYIYFNYLTRLRFFSAFEMSPF
- the LOC105488229 gene encoding transmembrane protein 236 isoform X1 translates to MASGRLIKFVVFELLEFAAFSIPTLVITEQFATAYQGAMARSDNTPYWLIVSCAIAYVALVTLLIWVPVKVLLHKKCYIYRKIKGWRPVLMMCVVLTTLPCLTFSIAVTEVQKSINGSPDVLPDMLPDLPVSLVLLSLIVVDIIEKLRIYPLRGSQKSSQNGHTHSSSLQHIKTVTEQVRQSQENAASPQATNSTQLSQPSGAMTWSQVSVFTGLQEPSCDSGILKTMSRRDVRAELFLWSFLLWSDTIEMVRVAGHPKVYKSSWLYPVYIFSFISLLRITFTPQNPLLNSLSILLQDLPFVFVRLGLIIALGTITPVLGLCKNILVTLSYIYFNYLTRLRFFSAFEMSPF